One window of Ziziphus jujuba cultivar Dongzao chromosome 5, ASM3175591v1 genomic DNA carries:
- the LOC107410162 gene encoding zinc-finger homeodomain protein 2 yields the protein MEFDEHEEQDEEMEIPIAPPGYDSLGNTATRTTKIGGGEGEGVSSTRKSSTATTGIRYRECLKNHAVGIGGHAVDGCGEFMAAGEEGTLDALKCAACNCHRNFHRKETESGDQSGYQLQLHHHHHHHPQQFSSYYRSPPPPSGYLHLTPAHQHHHRPLALPAASGGGGGGGNSREEGEDVSNPSSSGGGGGSGLKKRFRTKFTQEQKDNMLKFSEKLGWRIQKHDEAAVEQFCAETCVSRQVLKVWMHNNKNTLGKKP from the coding sequence ATGGAATTCGACGAACACGAAGAACAAGATGAGGAAATGGAGATTCCGATTGCTCCTCCAGGCTACGACTCGCTCGGAAACACCGCCACGAGGACCACCAAAATCGgaggaggagaaggagaaggCGTTTCATCGACGAGGAAAAGCTCGACGGCCACCACCGGAATCAGGTACAGAGAGTGCCTGAAGAACCATGCCGTCGGAATCGGCGGCCACGCGGTCGACGGTTGCGGCGAGTTCATGGCTGCCGGAGAAGAAGGCACTCTGGACGCTCTCAAATGCGCGGCCTGCAACTGCCACCGGAATTTCCACCGGAAAGAAACCGAAAGCGGAGATCAAAGCGGTTATCAACTCcaactccaccaccaccaccaccaccatcctCAGCAGTTTTCATCCTACTATCGGTCTCCACCACCACCGTCTGGATACCTCCATCTGACTCCGGCGCACCAGCACCATCATCGGCCGCTGGCCCTGCCGGCGGCTTCGGGAGGCGGCGGAGGTGGTGGAAACAGTAGGGAAGAAGGAGAGGACGTTTCGAATCCAAGCAGCAGCGGTGGCGGAGGCGGAAGCGGATTGAAGAAGAGGTTTCGGACGAAATTCACGCAGGAGCAGAAGGATAACATGCTGAAATTTTCGGAGAAGTTGGGATGGAGGATTCAGAAGCACGATGAAGCTGCTGTGGAGCAGTTCTGCGCTGAGACTTGTGTGAGTAGGCAAGTTCTTAAAGTTTGGATGCACAACAATAAGAACACTCTTGGTAAGAAACCCTAA
- the LOC107411142 gene encoding serine/threonine-protein kinase-like protein At1g28390: MGYLSCNAESAIATCDPHNWDLKRKPKSARHKLNKPVEIRDFSYDELVAATNGFSAESFLGKGSHGSVYKALLDNGKFIAAVKKTKISNSTATFHNHRRNCTNCTSCTSPAENEIEILSRVRNPRFVNLIGFCAADHSNNTKLIVVEYMPNGSLYDLLHSSSSSRSPGWTRRVRFGLQVAKAVQALHSSNPPVIHRDIKSSNILIDQDWCARLGDFGLALRGHVEDVRVKCTPPAGTLGYLDPGYLAPGDLSAKSDVFSFGILLLEIISGRNAIDMNYSPPSVVDWAVPMIKRGDYAGICDRRIGAPADPAVIRQLAVLAARCVRSTAEKRPAMAEVVECLKIVWKRVHAPPFWNNLRRRVSCVDESKPLISNQEVYDGSEDVVKVTRVGSRRNRKVSSVSSAEYGSVDIGLGYGNDRMGRSKSIGSSDEIKVSGRKAGVTVKMAAVKLSKSRSMGVLHSQRFVHYNKRGGFVFEFGREVDSELAECDMSKLVIRLDEKSEKEMLVKPLVSI; the protein is encoded by the coding sequence ATGGGCTATCTTTCTTGCAATGCAGAGTCCGCCATAGCCACCTGTGATCCTCACAATTGGGACCTGAAAAGAAAACCCAAATCCGCACGTCACAAGCTTAATAAGCCCGTTGAGATTAGAGACTTTTCGTACGATGAGCTCGTCGCCGCCACTAATGGTTTCTCCGCCGAGAGCTTCCTGGGCAAAGGCAGCCATGGAAGTGTCTACAAAGCTTTACTCGATAACGGAAAGTTTATCGCCGCAGTCAAGAAAACGAAAATTTCGAATTCAACGGCGACGTTTCATAATCACCGTAGAAACTGTACAAACTGCACCAGCTGTACCAGTCCGGCAGAGAACGAGATCGAAATCCTTTCGAGGGTTCGAAACCCGAGGTTCGTGAACCTCATAGGTTTCTGCGCCGCTGACCACTCTAACAACACGAAATTGATTGTCGTCGAGTACATGCCTAACGGCTCGCTCTACGATCTGTTGCACTCGAGCTCATCATCGAGATCTCCTGGTTGGACCCGTCGGGTCCGGTTCGGGTTACAGGTGGCGAAAGCGGTTCAGGCTTTGCATTCGTCGAACCCGCCGGTTATACACAGAGACATAAAGTCCTCCAACATTCTAATCGATCAGGATTGGTGTGCCAGATTGGGGGATTTCGGGTTGGCTCTCAGAGGACACGTGGAGGACGTTCGCGTTAAGTGCACGCCTCCGGCGGGTACGTTAGGATACCTCGACCCTGGCTATCTTGCGCCTGGGGATCTCAGCGCCAAGAGCGACGTCTTCAGCTTCGGAATCTTGCTATTGGAGATCATCAGCGGAAGGAACGCAATCGACATGAATTACAGCCCGCCTTCCGTCGTCGACTGGGCCGTTCCGATGATAAAGCGCGGAGATTACGCCGGAATCTGCGACCGAAGAATCGGTGCACCGGCGGATCCCGCCGTCATCAGACAGCTAGCTGTTTTAGCCGCGAGATGCGTGAGATCGACTGCGGAGAAGCGTCCGGCAATGGCCGAGGTAGTAGAGTGTTTGAAGATTGTTTGGAAGAGGGTCCATGCGCCGCCTTTTTGGAACAATTTAAGGCGGCGCGTGAGTTGCGTCGACGAATCGAAGCCGTTGATAAGTAATCAAGAAGTGTACGATGGGAGCGAAGATGTTGTGAAGGTGACGAGGGTAGGAAGCCGGAGGAACAGGAAAGTATCCAGTGTTTCGAGCGCAGAGTATGGGAGTGTGGATATTGGTTTGGGGTATGGAAACGATCGAATGGGGCGCTCAAAGTCCATCGGTTCGTCCGACGAGATTAAAGTGAGTGGAAGGAAAGCTGGAGTTACAGTGAAAATGGCTGCAGTGAAGCTTAGCAAATCGAGGTCAATGGGAGTATTGCATAGTCAACGGTTTGTACATTACAACAAACGAGGAGGGTTTGTGTTTGAGTTTGGGAGGGAGGTCGATTCGGAATTAGCCGAATGTGATATGTCCAAATTGGTAATTAGATTAGATGAGAAATCAGAAAAAGAAATGCTCGTGAAACCTTTGGTTTCAATCTAA